The DNA region GTGCATGTAGCGATCTTCCCGCTGGCCGGACTGACGCGGCACCAGGGTTGCCAACCCTCGGCTGATCAGGCGTTCCAGTTGATGGACAATCTGCTCGCTGTCCTCGAAATCGTGCATGCGATTGCTGCGGGTCAGCAGTTCACTGACGGTTTGCGGACCTCGTAGCAACAGCAGGCCGGTGAGGATCACTTGTGCAGGGACCAGCTCAAGACCTTTGTCGACCTTGTGCTCCCAGCGATCGGCACGACTGCCCATCACCAGCCGCGTCAGGCCGCGGCCTTCCAGTGCACGCAGGCTTTGACCGACCTGGCCTTGGGTCAGGTTCATGACCGGATCACGACTGGTCTTCTGGTTGCAGGCAATGACCAGCGCATTGAGGGTCAGCGGGTAGGTCTCCGGATTGGTCGCCTGCTTCTCGATCAGGCAGCCAAGAATGCGGATTTCCGTGCTGTTGAGCTGTAATGTCTCGGTGTTTGCGGGCGATTCGCTGGGTGAGTCTTCGGTAGACATGACGCTTCCCTGAGTGATGGCGGTGGATCAGCGTAGGGCGTGTCAGTCATTAATGCCAGCGGCCACTGCGCTGATCTGCGCATTGAATGAAAAGTGTCACGGTGTTTCGCAGCAGGCGGTCTATAATTGCGCCTTTCTCACTCAGGATACGTCATGTCTATCTCCCTGTACGCCGCCTCCATTCCTGTCTTTCAGCAAATGCTCAACGCACTGAGCGATGTGCTGACCAAGGCTGAAACCTACGCGACCGAGAAGAAAATCCAGCCTCCTGCCTTGCTCCAGGCTCGCCTGTTTCCGGACATGTTGCCGTTTACCCGGCAGGTGCAGATCGCCGTCGATTTCGCCAAAGGGGCATCGGCTCGTCTGGCGGGCGTCGAGATCCCGCAATACGAAGACACCGAAACTACTTTCGAAGAGTTGCAGGCATTGCTGGCCAAGACCCTTGCGTTCATCGGCAGCATCAC from Pseudomonas syringae includes:
- a CDS encoding YceH family protein; amino-acid sequence: MSTEDSPSESPANTETLQLNSTEIRILGCLIEKQATNPETYPLTLNALVIACNQKTSRDPVMNLTQGQVGQSLRALEGRGLTRLVMGSRADRWEHKVDKGLELVPAQVILTGLLLLRGPQTVSELLTRSNRMHDFEDSEQIVHQLERLISRGLATLVPRQSGQREDRYMHLLGDPQDMQALLEARQQQPERGAAHPAASRIDELEARVAALEERLARLE
- a CDS encoding DUF1993 domain-containing protein, yielding MSISLYAASIPVFQQMLNALSDVLTKAETYATEKKIQPPALLQARLFPDMLPFTRQVQIAVDFAKGASARLAGVEIPQYEDTETTFEELQALLAKTLAFIGSITPEQVDGKEGIEIVLRPGTEKEKRLNGQAYLLSYALPQFFFHVTTAYDLLRHNGVEIGKRDFMGKF